A region of Martelella sp. NC20 DNA encodes the following proteins:
- a CDS encoding DotH/IcmK family type IV secretion protein — protein MKMRTSGALLCVLLATTVPAFAQDAPSGLAQAAAQGTQRAEQINQRQADQPQYEETESEFPVIGSDHLLKSLDELDRPLSPEEITAFGAAVQSQMPMTPELIRNYKRRVNESQKAAAQPATGFRPKAISDQVQVSLEASAQTTAIKTSPGTISNLAFFDRTGKAWPIASYGVGRPNAFQVYAMQEGSNQLMITPLLPHAFTNLTVSLVGEDRPLIIDVETNEKVTQYRRDYQVDGLGPNAHVSTAVSAPPSRASNKVMMAFVQGAGIPQSATRLSTDEPSVSAWRNGKDLYIRTTSTLLSPSWTESLTGPGSVHAYKLKPTPVALISSDGSVKKVRIFQ, from the coding sequence ATGAAAATGCGTACTTCAGGTGCCCTTCTATGCGTTCTCCTAGCGACCACTGTCCCTGCATTCGCGCAGGATGCGCCGAGCGGGCTTGCCCAAGCGGCTGCACAAGGCACACAGCGCGCCGAACAAATCAATCAGCGGCAAGCCGACCAACCTCAATACGAGGAGACTGAGAGCGAGTTTCCTGTCATTGGGTCTGACCATTTGCTGAAGTCGCTGGATGAGTTGGACCGTCCGCTGTCACCGGAAGAAATCACGGCTTTCGGCGCGGCGGTTCAATCTCAAATGCCGATGACCCCCGAGTTGATCCGTAACTACAAGCGTCGGGTGAATGAAAGCCAGAAGGCCGCAGCTCAACCCGCGACCGGCTTTCGGCCGAAGGCGATCTCTGATCAGGTCCAGGTTTCGCTTGAGGCGTCCGCCCAAACCACCGCCATCAAAACCTCGCCCGGAACGATCTCCAACCTCGCCTTCTTTGACCGCACTGGAAAGGCTTGGCCCATTGCCAGCTATGGCGTCGGTCGCCCCAATGCGTTTCAGGTCTATGCGATGCAGGAGGGTAGCAATCAGCTCATGATTACCCCGCTTCTTCCGCATGCCTTTACAAATCTGACCGTTTCTCTGGTCGGTGAGGACCGGCCGTTAATCATAGACGTCGAAACAAACGAGAAGGTCACGCAATATCGGCGCGACTATCAGGTCGACGGTCTTGGCCCGAACGCGCATGTTTCCACGGCCGTAAGCGCACCGCCGAGCCGCGCCTCCAACAAGGTGATGATGGCGTTCGTCCAAGGTGCTGGCATTCCACAAAGCGCCACGAGGCTTTCCACGGACGAGCCGTCCGTATCGGCGTGGCGAAACGGAAAGGATCTCTACATCCGCACGACCAGCACGCTGCTTTCACCATCCTGGACTGAAAGCTTGACCGGTCCCGGCTCGGTTCACGCCTACAAGCTCAAACCTACGCCAGTTGCACTCATCTCGTCCGATGGCTCTGTCAAGAAAGTGAGAATCTTCCAATGA